In Planctomycetota bacterium, the genomic window ATCCCTGGGCGACTGCCTGGTGGTGGCGCTCAACAGCGACAAGAGCGTGCGCGCCTTGAAGGGGGACGGCCGTCCGGTCTTCCCGCTTGAGCAGCGGCTGGAGGTGCTCGAGGCGCTGGAGTGCGTCGATGTGGTGACCTGGTTCGACGAGCCGACCGCGGATGCCGCGATCCTGGCCGCGCGGCCCCACGTCTACGCCAAGGGCGGCGACTACCAGCCCGAGCAGATTCCCGAATTGGGAGTTGTCAAGTCCATCGGCGCGACTTTTTGCATTTTAGGTTTGCGCGAGGGATTGAGCACCACCAACGCCATCCGCCGCATTCGTGGACAACACGCGGGGACAACTCGCACATGATTCGTGGATGAGAATCGCTCTTGACGCGGCCCCATGTCCTTGACCATACTGCGCACGTTCGGGAACGCAGTCCGGGCGCACGCCGCCGCAGAAAATTTTGGGAGAAACCGAGATGAGCACCGTCACGAAGAAAGAACTGGTTGAACAGGTCGCACAAAAAACCGGCGCCGACCGCGGCGAGGCGCGGCGCATCGTCCAGGCATTCCTGGACGCGGTGGTGGACGAACTGAACCGGGGCAACCGTCTCGAGTTCCGCGACTTCGGCGTGTTCGAGGTGCGCCAGCGGGCGCCGCGCACGGCGCAGAATCCCAAGACGCTGGTGCCGGTGCAGGTGCCTGCGAAGCGCACCGTGCGGTTCAAGCCGGGGCGATTGATGCGCGAGCAAAGTACGGCCGCTCCAGAACTTGCGCCGACCCGCTGATCCGGTCGCCTCTTCGCACAACGGTCGCTTCGCCTCGCCTCTCGGGTGCCTCTTCCATGGAATCAAAGCCAACTTCTTCGCGCGGTCCGGACCGCGGGCGTCCTCGCGCGGACCTGCGCGAGGCGCAGCGCCTGCTGGACGCGGCGCCGCCGCACGCGATCGAAGCGGAGATGAGCCTGCTCGGATCGATCCTCATTGATCCGAAAGTGGTGGGCGATGTGGTTCAACTTGTTCGATTGGGCGGCGACTTCTTCCGTCCTGCGCACGGCGCCATCTTCGAAGCCATGGTCGGCATCTGGGACAAGACCGCGTCGCTTGACGTGGTGCAGTTGAACCAGCAGCTGCTGGACCGCGGCATCCTGGACGACGTCGGCGGCACCGCGTATCTGGTGGAGCTGGCGGAGAGCGTGCCGACGGCGGCGCACGCGACCGAGTATGCGCGGCTGGTCCGCGACAAGGCCACGCTGCGCGAGTTGATCCGCGCCGCCGGCGAGATTCTCACCGAGGCGCAGAACTCAGGCGACCAGCCCCAGCAGGTGCTTGAGGCCGCCGAGCAGCGCATCTTCGCGATCGCTCAGCGGCGCGAAGCGGCGCAGTTCTCCAGCCTGCAGGACCTGCTCGACCATGCGATCAAGGTGATCGACGCCAGCGATGGCCAGGCCTTCAACGGACTGCCCACGGGGTTCGCCGAATTCGACGAGATCACCAGCGGCCTGCAGAAGGGCGAGATGGTGGTGCTGGCGGCGCGGCCCAGCATGGGCAAGACCGCCTTCGCCCTCAACATCATGGAGAACGCCGCCGCCGCCGGCCACGCGGTCGCCATGTTCAGCCTGGAAATGGGCAAGCAGCAGTTGGTGCAGCGCCTGCTCTGCTCCAAGAGCGGCATCGACTCGCAGCGCCTGCGCCGCAACATGCTCCGCCAGGACGACTACCGGGCCCTGCTTTCCGCCTGCGAGGCGATGAAGTCCAGCAAGGTGTGGATCGACGACACGCCGGGCCTGACCATGCTCTCCATGCGCAGCAAGGCGCGACGGCTGCGCGAGATGCACGGCGTGGAGGCGATCTTCATCGACTACCTGCAGCTGATGTCGGCGGGCAGCCGCGCGGAAAACCGGCAGGTCGAAGTGAGCGACATCAGCCGCGGCATCAAGGCCATGGCCCGCGAGCTCGAGGTGCCGGTGATCTGCCTGAGCCAGCTCAGCCGCAAGTCGGAGGACCGTCCCGGGCACCGTCCGCAGATGAGCGACCTGCGCGAGTCGGGCAGCATCGAGCAGGACGCCGACGTGGTGATGATGCTGCACCGCGAGGAGTACTACCACCCGGGCGACGACGACTGGAACGAGGCGAACCCCGACAAGCGCGGGCTCGCCGAGTTGATCATCGCCAAGCAGCGCAACGGTCCGACGGGCGTCGTGAAATTGACGTGGGACAGCCGCGTCACGCGCTTCCGAGACCACGCCGACAATCCCGCGGCGGCCGGCTGGGATGCGCCGCGACTGGTGCGGCCCAACGACCGCGGCTCGCGCGGCGGCGACTTCGACGGCATGCCGATGTAGTCGCGGCGCCCCTGGCCGCTAGACTGCGCGTGCGTGCCGGATGCCGACGACCCTGAATTCGACCGTGGACTGCTGGCCCGCGCCGCCCAGGGCGACCCCGCGGCGTGGCGCGTCGTGGTGGAGCACTGGTCGCCGCGCATCTTCGCCTACCTGAGATCCAACACCCGCAACGAGGAGCTCGCCGAGGAGATCACCCAGAGCGTCTTCTGCACCGTCGCGCAAAAGCTCTCCGAATATGTGGAGCAGGGGCACTTCGAGTCGTGGATCTTCCGGATCGCGATCAACCGCCTGCGCGACGAGATGCGACGCCGCAAGCGGCACGCCCGGCCCATGGACAGCGAAGTGCTGGCGGACATCACCCCGCAGCGCGAGGAGAGCGAACGGGCCAGCGCCGAGGAGCTTCAGGCCCTGCGGAACGCCATGGAGCAGCTTCCGGAGGCGGATCGCATGATCATCGACCTGCGCCACCAGGGGGGGATGAGCTTCCAGCAGATCGCCGAGACCCTCTCCGAGCCGCTGGGCACGCTGCTGGCCCGTCACCACCGGGCGATCCGCAAACTGAGGGACCTGATGCGAAGGCACATGGGGGACCAAATATGAGGGAAACCGCGTCCGATACATGCTTTCTTTTCAAGGATCGCTGCAACAAGAAACGGCCCTCCCCGTTGGGTAGGCTGCAGGAGAACCAACATGGCATCATCCGAGGATCTTGAACTGGACGACACGCTGCGCGTGCTCGCCGCCCGAGCGGGCCGCACGCCGCGCGGATTGGCCGGGCGCGTCTTCGAGGCGAGCGTCACGCACCTGCCAAACCTTGAGGTCGTCGGCCGCATCGGTTCGCGCACTTCGATGCAGTGGAAGGCGGCCGCGGCGATCCTGATCATGGTCGGCGGCGGCATCCTGGCGTGGCAGACTTCCTCGATCCGCGATTGCGACAGCTCCGACGAGCCCACTCTGGCGGCGGTGATCGAGTCTTCCGCGAGCGCCTCGGGCGACGAGAATTTCATGGGACTCGCCTCGGCGCGCGGAGCCCGCTTCGACGATCTGGCCTTCGAGATGCGCAGGGTCCTGAGCAGCGGGCAGGCGGGACGATGAGGGTCGGCACTTTCATCGCGGGGATGGCGGCCGGAGCGGCGCTGGTGGCCGCGGTCGCCGCCACGACCTTGCGAAGCGGCGCGACCGCCGAACCGACCTCGACGCGAGCCCAAGCCGCGCCGCACAACGACAACGAACGGGCGGCGCAAAATCAGGCCGGTCAGGCCCGCGGGGATGCGGCCGGCCGCGGCGCCTGGCGCGGCGGCGAGGGCCAGCGCCGCGAAATGAGCGAGGAGGAGATCGACCGGGTGATTGCCACCGCACGTGAAGTGAATCCGGAATGGGCCGACGGTCTGGAGAAGCTCCGCCAGAGCGATCCCAAGGCGCTGCGCGACCGGCTCTCCCGCGAGGCCCGCAAGCTGATGGGGCTCTCCATGATGAAGGAGCGCGAGCCGCAGCTCTACAAGGTGCGCGTCGAGGATCTTCGCGTGCAGAACCAGATCCGCGAGCTCAGCGAAGCGTGGAACACCGCCAAGCAGAGCGGCGACCTGGCCGCCCAGGAAACGGCGATGAAGGAAATCGAGGCCGGTGCCCGCAAGCAGGTGGAACTGGACATCCAGGCCCGCGGCTTCGAGCTGGTGGCGCTGGACCGGTCGCTCAAGGACGCGCGCAAGCGCCTTCAGGATGACATTCGCGACCGCGAGAAGTCCGTCGCCGAGATCGTCGACTCCATTCGCAACGGCGAGGAGATCAAGTTCGGCCGCCGACCGATGGGCATGGGCGGCCGTCCGCGCGGCGAGGAGATCGAGCCCGCGCGGAAACCGCAGGCACCCGCCCGCGGCGTCAACTAGTCCGCGTATTCTTCCGGCGTGCCGGAGAGTTCCATTGAAATTCGCGAAGCGATGGACCGCGTCGCCGCCCTGCGCGGCGGAAGCGGATCGCATCGGCTGGGGACGGGATTGTGGCTGCTCATGATCCTGCTGGCGCTGGTGGCCCTCTCGGCGCCGTGGGCCTTCGGATCGGTCTCGCTGGGCGGCAGCGTCTCGTCGCCGCGCTGGGCCGCCGGCAATCTGCAATTGAGCCTGA contains:
- the dnaB gene encoding replicative DNA helicase, with protein sequence MESKPTSSRGPDRGRPRADLREAQRLLDAAPPHAIEAEMSLLGSILIDPKVVGDVVQLVRLGGDFFRPAHGAIFEAMVGIWDKTASLDVVQLNQQLLDRGILDDVGGTAYLVELAESVPTAAHATEYARLVRDKATLRELIRAAGEILTEAQNSGDQPQQVLEAAEQRIFAIAQRREAAQFSSLQDLLDHAIKVIDASDGQAFNGLPTGFAEFDEITSGLQKGEMVVLAARPSMGKTAFALNIMENAAAAGHAVAMFSLEMGKQQLVQRLLCSKSGIDSQRLRRNMLRQDDYRALLSACEAMKSSKVWIDDTPGLTMLSMRSKARRLREMHGVEAIFIDYLQLMSAGSRAENRQVEVSDISRGIKAMARELEVPVICLSQLSRKSEDRPGHRPQMSDLRESGSIEQDADVVMMLHREEYYHPGDDDWNEANPDKRGLAELIIAKQRNGPTGVVKLTWDSRVTRFRDHADNPAAAGWDAPRLVRPNDRGSRGGDFDGMPM
- a CDS encoding sigma-70 family RNA polymerase sigma factor, with amino-acid sequence MPDADDPEFDRGLLARAAQGDPAAWRVVVEHWSPRIFAYLRSNTRNEELAEEITQSVFCTVAQKLSEYVEQGHFESWIFRIAINRLRDEMRRRKRHARPMDSEVLADITPQREESERASAEELQALRNAMEQLPEADRMIIDLRHQGGMSFQQIAETLSEPLGTLLARHHRAIRKLRDLMRRHMGDQI
- a CDS encoding integration host factor subunit beta, which produces MSTVTKKELVEQVAQKTGADRGEARRIVQAFLDAVVDELNRGNRLEFRDFGVFEVRQRAPRTAQNPKTLVPVQVPAKRTVRFKPGRLMREQSTAAPELAPTR